The Brachionichthys hirsutus isolate HB-005 chromosome 3, CSIRO-AGI_Bhir_v1, whole genome shotgun sequence genome has a window encoding:
- the apoc1 gene encoding apolipoprotein C-I → MRLYLAVAVLMLAFVAYAEAEGEDTIGERLSNFGQTVADMSQQAFAKSRETAQTVFENEHVVIVREYVQDALEKLLQKFQDLSN, encoded by the exons ATGAGACTGTACCTTGCAGTTGCCGTGCTGATGCTGGCTTTTGTTGCATATGCAG AGGCTGAGGGAGAAGACACTATTGGAGAGAGGCTCTCTAACTTCGGCCAGACGGTGGCTGACATGAGTCAGCAGGCATTTGCAAAAAGCAGAGAAACGGCGCAAACAGTGTTCGAAAACGAACATGTGGTCATAGTAAG GGAATATGTTCAGGATGCGCTTGAGAAGTTGTTGCAGAAATTCCAGGACCTTTCCAACTAG
- the apoeb gene encoding apolipoprotein Eb yields the protein MRAVILIVALAVITGCNARAVSQPDASPNWENTVNRFWRYIADLNTQGDGVMQSLKVSHFSRELDTLITDTMAELTTYRDDIQNKLSPYTDSTTSQMSQDLQLLANRLQKDMLDAKERSVGYLGEVKAMVAQNNDDIQQRISTYTTKLRKRLNKDTEEIRTGISTYLGEIQSRASQNLDAARVKFEPYIDEASDSTMKKLGDLSTIMKDQTEGLGQQLEIQAEGLRTQLEAAAEELRTSLDGKFQELTKVLTPLADQIREKFEDIVEKVKGPE from the exons ATGAGGGCTGTAATTCTGATCGTTGCTCTGGCAGTCATCACTG GCTGCAATGCCCGTGCTGTCAGCCAGCCTGATGCCTCTCCCAACTGGGAGAACACAGTCAATCGTTTCTGGCGCTACATCGCTGATCTCAACACACAAGGAGATGGAGTTATGCAGAGCCTCAAGGTCTCTCACTTCAGCAGGGAGCTTGA TACTTTGATTACTGACACCATGGCAGAGCTGACAACATATAGAGACGACATCCAGAACAAGCTGAGCCCCTACACCGACAGCACCACCAGTCAGATGTCTCAGGACCTGCAGCTCCTGGCCAACAGACTCCAAAAAGACATGCTGGATGCCAAGGAACGCAGCGTTGGGTACCTAGGCGAGGTCAAGGCCATGGTGGCCCAGAACAACGATGACATCCAACAACGCATCAGCACCTACACCACCAAGCTGAGGAAGCGCCTGAACAAAGACACCGAGGAGATCCGCAC cgGCATTTCCACCTACCTGGGTGAGATCCAGTCCCGTGCATCCCAGAACCTGGATGCAGCGAGGGTGAAATTTGAACCCTACATCGACGAGGCCAGTGACAGCACCATGAAGAAGCTTGGTGACCTCTCTACCATCATGAAGGACCAGACTGAGGGCTTGGGCCAACAGTTGGAGATCCAGGCAGAGGGCCTCAGGACCCAGTTGGAGGCCGCTGCCGAAGAACTGCGCACCTCTCTGGATGGTAAATTCCAGGAGCTGACCAAGGTGCTCACTCCTTTGGCCGACCAGATCCGTGAGAAGTTTGAGGACATTGTGGAAAAGGTCAAAGGACCAGAATAA
- the LOC137914012 gene encoding apolipoprotein A-IV-like, with product MKVLVVLVLAVFTGCQANLFSADAPRPQYQVLTDAFWDYVAKATQTADDTLQMIKKSKFGQDVSTRLAEGTETASSYAVSIREQLPPAAEDLITKVTTAADVLKERLTQDLSSVREKLQPHSERINAEIQQKIEQLKQELASYTDAVDTETLKTTLRQKSEALKVSLEQSLNDLQAHLEPYTDEMKQNVDQHLQDFKKTMTPVTEKVQAEMSHRAQQVQQMAAPYVEEVMEKLDPYSQDLQARLAALYQSFVNES from the exons ATGAAGGTCCTCGTCGTACTTGTGCTCGCTGTTTTCACTG GCTGTCAGGCCAACCTCTTCTCTGCTGATGCACCCAGACCACAATATCAGGTGTTGACTGATGCATTCTGGGACTATGTTGCCAAGGCCACCCAGACAGCTGATGACACCCTCCAGATGATCAAGAAGTCCAAGTTTGGACAGGATGTGAG CACCCGTCTTGCAGAGGGTACCGAAACGGCCAGCAGCTATGCAGTCTCCATCCGAGAGCAGCTCCCCCCTGCAGCCGAGGACCTGATTACCAAAGTCACCACAGCAGCCGATGTTCTGAAAGAGCGTTTGACCCAAGATCTGAGTTCAGTCAGGGAGAAGCTGCAGCCGCACTCTGAGAGGATTAACGCTGAAATCCAGCAGAAAATCGAGCAGCTCAAGCAAGAGTTGGCCTCCTACACAGATGCTGTCGACACTGAGACCCTGAAGACcaccctgagacagaaaagCGAAGCGCTGAAGGTCAGCTTGGAACAGAGTTTGAACGACCTGCAGGCTCATCTCGAGCCCTACACTGATGAGATGAAGCAAAACGTAGACCAACACCTGCAGGACTTCAAGAAGACCATGACGCCCGTGACCGAGAAGGTCCAGGCTGAGATGAGTCACAGAGCCCAGCAGGTGCAACAGATGGCTGCCCCATATGTTGAGGAGGTGATGGAAAAGCTGGACCCTTATTCCCAAGACCTTCAGGCTCGTCTCGCCGCCCTCTACCAGTCCTTCGTTAACGAAAGCTGA
- the LOC137912897 gene encoding apolipoprotein A-IV-like, which produces MKVFLVLGLAVLSGCHANLFYADAPKPRLEVLTDAFWDYIGKATQTADDTLQMIRKSPFGQEVNARLTESADVAGKYAVSLQEKLPPVAQNLLTKITTEADVLRERVTQELNTVREKLEPYTEDMKAQIQQRVEQLKQELAPYADSLDSEALRTTLMQKSEEMKTSLEQSVKDLQSQLGPYTDDLKHNVDEHLQTFKESVAPMTDKVQLELTQRASLVKQMVAPYAEDLREKLDPYAQDLQDQLMSLYQSFVKAN; this is translated from the exons ATGAAGGTGTTTTTGGTCCTCGGTCTCGCTGTACTCTCTG GCTGTCATGCCAACCTCTTCTATGCCGATGCACCAAAGCCCCGGCTGGAGGTGCTGACTGATGCTTTCTGGGACTACATTGGGAAAGCCACCCAGACAGCTGATGACACCCTCCAGATGATCAGAAAGTCTCCGTTTGGACAGGAAGTCAA TGCCCGTCTAACGGAGAGTGCCGACGTGGCTGGCAAGTATGCAGTCTCCCTTCAGGAGAAGCTTCCACCTGTAGCCCAGAACCTGCTCACCAAAATCACCACAGAGGCTGACGTGCTGAGAGAACGTGTCACACAGGAGCTTAACACTGTCCGAGAAAAGCTGGAGCCCTACACGGAGGACATGAAGGCCCAGATCCAGCAGAGGGTGGAGCAGCTAAAACAGGAGCTGGCCCCCTATGCAGACTCCCTGGACTCCGAGGCCCTGAGGACCACCTTGATGCAGAAGAGTGAAGAGATGAAGACCAGCCTAGAGCAGAGTGTGAAGGATCTTCAGTCCCAGCTGGGGCCCTACACTGATGACCTGAAGCACAATGTGGATGAGCACCTGCAGACGTTCAAGGAGAGTGTGGCCCCTATGACGGACAAGGTCCAACTTGAGCTGACTCAGCGGGCGAGTCTGGTGAAACAGATGGTTGCTCCTTATGCAGAGGACCTGAGGGAAAAGCTGGACCCCTACGCCCAGGACCTCCAGGACCAGCTTATGAGCCTCTATCAGTCTTTTGTGAAAGCCAACTAA
- the tomm40 gene encoding mitochondrial import receptor subunit TOM40 homolog, whose product MGSVLAAASPSPAPTAAGGNQGIPGLGSVPPGFSMPSVSSVPSTSGQESADSVSLLPNPGTYEECHRKCKEVFPLQMEGVRLMVNKGLSNYFQVSHTVTLSTMGESGYRFGSTYVGSKQIGPAELFPVLVGDMDNTGSLNSQIIHQLTTALRSKIAIQTQQEKFVNWQCDMEYRGKDFTSAVTLGNPDMLVGSGILVTHYLQSVTPALALGGELMYHRRPGEEATVTSFLGRYTGENYVATLTLGGAGAHATYYHKANDQLQVGVEFEASTRMQETTTSFGYQMDVPKANLVFKGTVDSNWVVGATLEKKLVPLPLTLALGAFLNHRKNKFQCGFAVTIG is encoded by the exons ATGGGCAGTGTGTTGGCTGCCGCCTCCCCCAGTCCTGCCCCaactgcagctggaggaaatCAAGGGATCCCAGGGTTGGGTTCAGTCCCTCCAGGGTTCAGCATGCCCTCGGTGTCTTCCGTCCCATCAACATCTGGCCAGGAGTCGGCAGATTCCGTCTCCCTACTCCCCAACCCCGGTACATACGAGGAGTGCCACCGGAAATGCAAAG AGGTGTTCCCTCTGCAGATGGAAGGAGTGCGGTTAATGGTCAACAAAGGCCTGAGTAACTATTTCCAGGTCAGCCATACTGTTACCCTCAGCACCATGGGTGAATCTGGGTATCGATTTGGTTCCACCTATGTGGGAAGTAAACAGATCGGACCAGCAGAG TTATTCCCAGTCTTGGTTGGGGATATGGATAACACCGGCAGCTTGAATTCTCAGATTATTCATCAGCTCACAACTGCTCTACGCTCAAAAATAGCAATCCAG ACCCAGCAGGAAAAGTTCGTCAATTGGCAGTGCGACATGGAGTATCGTGGCAAAGACTTCACCTCTGCTGTGACGCTCGGAAACCCAGACATGCTTGTCGGATCTG GAATTTTGGTGACTCACTATCTGCAATCTGTCACGCCAGCACTGGCTCTGGGTGGTGAGCTAATGTACCACAGGAGACCAGGGGAGGAAGCAACAGTCACCTCCTTCTTGGGCAGGTACACAG GTGAAAACTACGTAGCCACACTGACTTTGGGCGGAGCTGGTGCTCATGCTACGTACTATCATAAAGCCAATGATCAG TTGCAGGTAGGAGTTGAATTTGAAGCCAGCACGAGGATGCAAGAAACCACGACGTCGTTTGGTTACCAGATGGACGTTCCCAAAGCTAACTTGGTCTTTAAAG gaaCAGTTGACAGTAATTGGGTGGTTGGGGCAACCCTTGAAAAGAAGCTGGTTCCACTTCCACTCACACTGGCCTTAGGAGCTTTCCTCAACCATCGCAAAAACAAGTTCCAGTGTGGATTTGCCGTCACCATTGGCTAG
- the bcl3 gene encoding B-cell lymphoma 3 protein homolog has product MTMNGDHQSVAAAPLDLRTTHRARWSSAPRTPDSKGRALDARVASPPACPRTHGAEKCCPAARDSQPCSGSGAPRKRPADKSSLRLPFRKRPIPVEPENQRQSPVPTPREERFSNAGDVELSCRESRIGATPETPMRHAETGQSPGGHPVAFLHPFEYGASPVLCFSPAPEQNYPFAHPAENLRVAIALATRQDEDGDTPLHIAVVQGELAVVYNLIHLLLLAHRSLDIYNNLRQTPLHLAVITQQEKMVEALLRVGADPAALDRHGQTAIHLCCEYDQRDCLSVVLSYPSSSTCLESRNYEGLSPVHLAVLRGYKHLSRMLLDTGADINALDIKSGQSPLMHAVESNNADMVHFLIENGCDVNSQSYSGNTALHGACGRGQVETVRLLLKSGADSSLKNYHNDTPVMVAKNKKVADVLRGRSSNPIRAQVQRESNSVKNGSPSPDHSWGCSPSTTPRTLDESAPRSPKAPSPLVFPFC; this is encoded by the exons ATGACCATGAACGGTGACCACCAGTCGGTCGCCGCAGCGCCGCTGGATCTGCGCACAACTCACCGAGCGCGTTGGAGCAGCGCGCCTCGGACTCCTGACTCCAAAGGTCGCGCCTTGGACGCCCGGGTGGCAAGTCCACCTGCGTGTCCCAGAACGCATGGCGCGGAAAAGTGCTGCCCCGCGGCCAGAGACTCGCAGCCGTGCTCAGGAAGCGGCGCTCCCCGCAAAAGGCCAGCGGACAAATCATCCCTCAGGCTCCCTTTTAGGAAACGACCGATTCCAGTTGAGCCGGAGAACCAAAGACAGTCGCCGGTGCCAACGCCGAGGGAAGAACGCTTCTCTAATGCCGGAGACGTGGAGCTGTCGTGTCGGGAAAGCAGAATCGGAGCAACGCCAGAGACTCCCATGCGCCATGCGGAGACAGGACAGAGTCCAGGGGGGCACCCGGTAGCCTTTTTGCACCCGTTTGAATACG GTGCCAGCCCAGTCCTCTGTTTCTCCCCCGCCCCGGAGCAGAACTACCCGTTTGCCCATCCAGCTGAAAACCTACGTGTTGCTATCGCTCTGGCCACGCGtcaagatgaagatggagacac ACCTCTCCATATAGCGGTGGTTCAGGGGGAGCTGGCCGTCGTCTACAACCTCATCCACCTTTTGCTGCTGGCGCACAGGAGCCTCGATATCTACAACAACCTCCGTCAG ACTCCCCTGCATTTGGCAGTGATAACCCAGCAGGAGAAGATGGTGGAGGCTTTGCTGAGAGTGGGGGCCGACCCCGCCGCCTTGGACCGCCACGGCCAAACGGCGATCCACCTGTGCTGCGAGTACGACCAGcgtgactgtctgtctgtcgtgCTGTCCTACCCTTCTTCCTCGACATGTTTGGAGAGCAGAAACTATGAGG ggttGAGTCCTGTCCATCTTGCTGTGCTGCGTGGTTACAAACATTTGTCCAGAATGCTCCTGGACACAGGAGCTGACATCAATGCTCTG GATATTAAAAGTGGTCAGAGTCCTCTCATGCACGCGGTGGAGAGCAACAACGCAGACATGGTCCACTTCCTCATTGAG aATGGCTGTGATGTCAACAGCCAGTCGTATAGTGGGAACACAGCCCTGCACGGCGCCTGTGGCCGAGGTCAGGTAGAAACGGtgaggctgctgctgaagagCGGCGCCGACAGCAGCCTCAAGAACTACCACAATGATACCCCGGTGATGGTGGCAAAGAACAAGAAA GTAGCAGATGTGTTACGAGGGAGAAGTTCCAACCCGATAAGAGCACAGGTTCAACGTGAGAGCAACTCCGTGAAAAATG GGTCTCCATCTCCCGATCACAGCTGGGGATGTTCACCTTCGACTACGCCGCGCACACTTGATGAAAGTGCGCCCCGCTCTCCAAAGGCTCCATCGCCGCTTGTATTTCCATTCTGCTAG